Proteins encoded by one window of Chryseobacterium sp. POL2:
- a CDS encoding TonB-dependent receptor domain-containing protein produces MKPKLLIAAIFFSGLAMAQLKPSDSTKAEKTNEIQAVTITKQVFKKESDRFVYDVAASPVAKGSTTFDLLKQTPLISSTDDKSLTIAGKGNTVIYINGRKSNMDADSLAQFLKNTPSENIQKIEVITMPGSEYQVEANDGIINIILKKKTSDGLNGNMRMSNTQSKYNESSASLSLNYRKDKLGISANITGGEDIEAQYYELANGTSENSNTSVGRIDDPNKNIGGYLNIDYQLTEKSNLALTWNTWANRSYGASINLFNTIKFLNDKAIEDYRYNISDNIENARSYNNNFNLNYELKTDSLGSKLNLNAAYLTYKRIQNSTNDTWLSDANANYIEKSQTIFQSIPQKINNFSGMVDYIKKFKNDFTISVGGNYNKTKTDNDTKYETQFYIPSKDTKYEPNYFIYDENIYGLYLTLEKKFSDKFSGKIGTRYEITNSVGTSDHAPIDRPDMARVEQNYKKLLPYLSLNYAINEKNNLSYAFSSRMRRPSFWELNPVRNILTENNYTQNNPFVKAASSYNNELTYMFHNAYFMVLSHSYFKDVITQVPLQRTLDVPRLDDNGNPMENQNGEPIIDKVQQLRYIRTNFGDKQTMSAMLGMQKSFFKQYWTANLTLGVQHNRNNGSLSIDPTTGDVFSEYINKTNSTSFVIKTSNNIRLDKAKTWFAGVNFFYVDKQQIELGMLKSLSSLDLSIKKLWNNWTFALNLSDVLRTNIIKIEDIQANGNYNKVLNDQFRRGVTVSLTYNFGNQKVKKVRNIDSAADDIKSRTR; encoded by the coding sequence ATGAAACCAAAACTTCTCATCGCAGCAATATTTTTCAGTGGACTTGCCATGGCTCAGCTAAAACCTAGCGACAGCACAAAAGCTGAAAAAACCAATGAAATACAAGCAGTTACTATTACAAAACAAGTTTTCAAAAAAGAAAGCGATCGTTTTGTTTATGATGTTGCAGCATCGCCAGTAGCCAAAGGAAGTACGACCTTTGATCTTTTGAAACAAACGCCTTTAATATCTTCTACAGATGACAAAAGTTTAACGATTGCCGGAAAAGGCAACACCGTGATCTACATCAATGGTCGAAAAAGTAATATGGACGCAGATTCTTTGGCGCAATTTCTTAAAAATACACCGTCTGAAAACATTCAAAAAATAGAAGTGATAACCATGCCTGGAAGCGAGTATCAGGTGGAGGCTAACGATGGCATTATCAATATCATCTTAAAGAAAAAAACCTCTGACGGACTCAACGGAAATATGAGAATGTCAAACACGCAATCAAAATACAACGAATCTTCGGCGAGTCTTAGCCTTAACTATCGCAAAGACAAATTGGGGATAAGTGCCAATATCACAGGTGGAGAAGATATCGAAGCGCAATATTATGAACTCGCGAATGGCACGTCCGAAAATTCAAACACTTCGGTTGGTAGAATAGATGACCCGAATAAAAATATCGGAGGTTATCTCAACATTGATTATCAATTGACGGAGAAAAGTAATTTGGCACTTACATGGAATACTTGGGCCAATAGAAGTTATGGCGCTAGCATTAATCTTTTTAATACCATTAAATTTTTAAATGATAAAGCTATAGAAGATTACCGCTATAATATTTCTGACAACATCGAAAATGCAAGGTCTTACAACAACAACTTTAATTTGAACTACGAATTAAAAACAGATTCTCTGGGAAGTAAGCTTAATCTTAATGCCGCCTATCTTACCTACAAACGTATTCAAAATTCTACAAATGACACGTGGCTCTCTGATGCCAATGCCAACTATATTGAAAAATCACAAACGATTTTCCAAAGCATTCCACAAAAAATCAACAATTTCTCAGGAATGGTGGATTATATTAAAAAGTTCAAAAATGACTTTACAATCTCTGTCGGTGGTAACTACAACAAAACCAAAACCGATAACGACACAAAGTATGAAACGCAATTTTACATTCCATCAAAAGATACCAAATATGAACCTAATTATTTCATATACGACGAAAACATCTATGGACTGTATTTAACTTTAGAGAAGAAATTTTCTGATAAATTCTCAGGTAAAATCGGTACACGCTACGAAATAACCAACAGCGTAGGAACGTCTGACCATGCGCCAATCGACCGTCCAGACATGGCACGCGTGGAACAAAATTATAAAAAACTGCTTCCTTATTTAAGTCTGAATTACGCCATCAATGAAAAAAACAATCTGTCGTATGCATTTTCCAGCCGAATGAGAAGACCTAGCTTTTGGGAACTGAATCCTGTAAGAAATATTTTAACCGAAAATAATTACACCCAAAACAATCCATTTGTAAAAGCCGCATCTTCCTACAATAATGAGTTAACATATATGTTCCACAATGCATATTTCATGGTGCTGAGCCATTCTTACTTCAAAGATGTTATTACGCAAGTTCCTTTACAAAGAACACTGGATGTGCCAAGACTTGATGACAATGGAAATCCTATGGAAAACCAAAACGGGGAACCAATTATTGACAAAGTTCAACAATTGCGCTACATAAGAACCAATTTCGGAGACAAGCAAACGATGTCCGCAATGCTTGGGATGCAAAAATCTTTCTTCAAACAATATTGGACAGCCAATTTAACTTTAGGAGTACAACACAACCGCAACAACGGAAGTCTTAGCATTGACCCAACTACTGGCGACGTTTTCTCAGAATACATCAACAAAACCAATTCCACGAGTTTTGTGATAAAAACCAGCAACAACATTCGCCTGGACAAAGCCAAAACATGGTTCGCTGGTGTCAACTTCTTTTATGTCGACAAACAACAAATCGAACTTGGTATGCTAAAATCATTATCCAGCCTTGATCTAAGCATCAAAAAACTTTGGAACAATTGGACTTTTGCGCTTAATCTTAGCGATGTTTTGAGAACCAACATTATCAAAATAGAAGACATCCAAGCCAATGGCAATTACAACAAGGTTCTCAACGATCAATTCCGTCGAGGTGTTACCGTAAGTTTAACTTACAACTTTGGTAATCAAAAAGTTAAAAAAGTCAGAAATATCGACAGTGCGGCAGACGACATCAAATCGAGAACGAGATAA
- a CDS encoding DUF3817 domain-containing protein produces MNFLEQFFAKYPEEKVIKWFKQVCTAEAISWFFLFTAMIWIREDRDGLLPTIYIIIIGNIHGLFFTLYLLFMPSMRKIYNWDDEDFVIALISAFFPFATIWVEKKLAKKERE; encoded by the coding sequence ATGAATTTTTTAGAACAATTTTTTGCAAAATATCCTGAAGAAAAAGTTATCAAATGGTTTAAACAGGTTTGTACCGCAGAAGCTATTTCATGGTTTTTCCTCTTCACCGCGATGATCTGGATACGAGAAGACCGAGATGGACTTTTGCCGACCATCTACATCATTATCATTGGTAACATCCACGGATTATTTTTCACATTATATCTTTTGTTTATGCCATCTATGAGAAAAATATACAATTGGGATGACGAAGATTTTGTCATTGCGCTGATCTCCGCTTTTTTCCCGTTTGCGACAATATGGGTCGAAAAAAAATTGGCTAAGAAAGAACGCGAATAA
- the nadD gene encoding nicotinate (nicotinamide) nucleotide adenylyltransferase, with protein sequence MKKIGLFFGSFNPIHIGHLILANYILEKSDMSELWFVVSPQNPFKDKKSLLSDHNRLDMVNLAIKNYPKIRASDVEFGLPKPSYTIDTLAYLQEKYPNYQFSLIMGEDNLAGLHKWKNADVLIKNHQIIVYPRLFDGEKKDNNYTSESENIILINAPIIELSATEIRNMIKEGKNTRPMLPPEVFDYLDGSNFYK encoded by the coding sequence ATGAAAAAAATCGGATTGTTTTTCGGATCTTTTAATCCAATACATATTGGGCATTTAATTTTAGCCAATTACATTTTGGAAAAATCTGACATGTCTGAATTGTGGTTTGTGGTGAGTCCCCAAAATCCTTTTAAAGATAAAAAATCACTTTTGTCCGATCACAATCGTCTGGACATGGTTAACCTCGCCATAAAAAATTATCCCAAAATACGCGCTTCCGATGTAGAATTCGGGCTTCCAAAACCGAGTTATACAATTGACACACTTGCTTATCTTCAGGAGAAATATCCAAACTATCAATTCAGTTTGATTATGGGTGAAGATAATTTGGCAGGACTTCATAAGTGGAAAAATGCGGATGTTTTAATTAAAAACCATCAGATTATTGTTTATCCAAGATTATTTGATGGTGAAAAGAAAGATAATAATTATACTTCTGAAAGCGAAAATATTATTCTGATCAACGCGCCAATCATTGAGTTGTCTGCAACGGAAATTCGCAATATGATAAAGGAAGGAAAAAACACGCGTCCAATGCTTCCTCCAGAGGTTTTTGATTATTTGGACGGCAGCAATTTTTATAAATAA
- the recJ gene encoding single-stranded-DNA-specific exonuclease RecJ: MSQKWIYKPEPDEDIVDGLISSIGFGTLESKLLVLRDIDNYQSAREFFKPNGGDIHNPFLMADMQKAVERIATAIENGEKMMVYGDYDVDGTTSVALMYLYLSKIVDKKYLDFYIPDRNVEGYGISNEGIDFAKENGFSLIIALDCGIKSVDKIEYANKLGVDFIICDHHLPGDQIPKAVAVLDPKRKDCRYPYKELSGCGVGFKLCQGLNTIYKIPESELFELTDLLAISIASDIVALTGENRVLAKQGLKFLRKTRKFGLRLLIPEEKLAHFEISNIVFDIAPKINAAGRISHAKAAVELMISDNLKQAQQIVDNIINLNDERREMDHNITQSAMNQVLESSQDTLSTIVYDPSWNKGVIGIVASRLIESHFKPTLVFTDGNNGEMVASARSVSDFDIHEALDYCSELFLKFGGHQAAAGLSMEKENFEVFKIMFEGYVRDHIQEHQKEPSIYVDSVINIDDLNREFYNFHRKLAPFGPKNMKPVLVLKDVKVAGYVRLMGKDGNHLKFFIHQPSTNRNIECIGFKLGEFANDFRNKSFDMAFTVEENHWKGNVSYFLNIRDVSFH, from the coding sequence ATGAGTCAAAAATGGATTTATAAACCAGAACCCGACGAAGACATTGTAGACGGTCTCATTTCCTCGATTGGATTTGGAACTTTGGAATCCAAACTTCTCGTCTTGCGCGACATTGACAACTACCAAAGTGCGCGTGAGTTTTTCAAACCTAATGGTGGTGACATCCATAATCCATTCCTGATGGCCGACATGCAAAAAGCTGTCGAGCGTATTGCTACAGCAATAGAAAATGGTGAAAAAATGATGGTCTATGGCGATTACGATGTGGACGGAACAACTTCTGTCGCGCTCATGTATCTTTATCTGAGCAAAATCGTGGACAAAAAATATCTTGATTTCTATATTCCAGATCGTAATGTTGAAGGCTACGGCATTTCTAATGAAGGTATTGACTTTGCCAAAGAAAATGGCTTCAGCTTAATAATCGCCTTGGATTGTGGTATAAAATCAGTAGATAAAATTGAATATGCCAACAAACTAGGTGTTGATTTTATCATTTGCGATCACCACTTACCCGGCGACCAAATACCAAAGGCTGTTGCGGTTTTGGACCCCAAACGTAAAGATTGTCGCTATCCTTATAAAGAGTTAAGCGGCTGTGGTGTTGGTTTCAAACTTTGCCAAGGTCTTAATACCATCTATAAAATTCCGGAAAGTGAATTGTTTGAACTAACCGATCTTTTGGCAATTAGTATTGCATCAGATATTGTGGCACTAACTGGAGAGAATCGTGTATTAGCAAAACAAGGATTAAAATTCCTTCGTAAAACGAGAAAATTCGGTTTGCGATTATTAATACCGGAAGAAAAACTGGCACATTTCGAAATTTCAAATATTGTTTTTGATATCGCGCCAAAAATAAATGCTGCAGGAAGAATTTCTCATGCAAAAGCGGCTGTAGAACTTATGATTTCTGATAATCTGAAACAAGCACAGCAAATTGTTGATAACATCATCAACCTAAATGATGAGCGCCGCGAGATGGATCATAACATTACACAATCGGCGATGAATCAGGTTTTGGAATCTTCACAAGACACACTTTCTACAATTGTCTATGATCCTTCTTGGAACAAAGGCGTTATCGGAATTGTCGCATCTCGACTTATAGAAAGTCATTTCAAACCGACTTTGGTTTTCACCGATGGGAACAATGGTGAGATGGTCGCTTCAGCGCGTTCTGTATCGGATTTTGACATTCATGAAGCTTTGGATTATTGCTCCGAATTATTTCTGAAATTTGGCGGACATCAGGCTGCTGCAGGCTTATCCATGGAAAAGGAAAATTTTGAAGTTTTTAAAATCATGTTCGAAGGTTATGTTCGGGATCACATTCAGGAGCATCAAAAAGAGCCGTCGATCTATGTCGATAGCGTTATTAATATTGATGATCTAAACCGAGAATTCTACAATTTCCATAGAAAATTAGCGCCTTTTGGGCCTAAAAACATGAAGCCAGTTTTGGTGTTAAAAGATGTGAAAGTGGCTGGTTATGTTAGATTAATGGGAAAAGATGGCAATCATTTGAAGTTCTTCATTCATCAACCAAGTACCAACAGAAATATTGAATGCATCGGCTTCAAACTTGGAGAATTTGCTAATGATTTTAGAAATAAATCTTTTGATATGGCCTTCACAGTGGAAGAAAATCATTGGAAAGGTAATGTATCATATTTCTTAAATATCCGTGACGTTTCGTTTCATTAA
- the metF gene encoding methylenetetrahydrofolate reductase [NAD(P)H] translates to MKITEHIKNANGKTLFSFEILPPLKGQNIQSIFDAINPLLDYNPAFIDVTYHREEYEYIERHDGLLEKRVVRKRPGTVGICAAIQNKYKVDAIPHILCGGFNREDTENFLIDLDFLGIENVVALRGDAVKSEIYFKPEKNGHANASDLVLQIQGLNSGNYLDESLENSCPTNFCIGVAGYPEKHMEAASLSQDLHYLKKKVEAGADYIVTQMFFDNQKYFEFVDKCREEGINIPIIPGLKPLVTKSQLSMIPHRFKVDIPNELVIEIAKSKDNKAAKEIGIEWCIQQSKELLEKGAPVLHYYTMGKSDVTKKIASAVF, encoded by the coding sequence ATGAAAATTACAGAACACATAAAAAACGCAAACGGAAAAACATTATTTTCTTTTGAAATATTACCGCCCTTAAAAGGTCAAAACATTCAATCGATTTTTGATGCGATTAATCCATTGCTTGATTATAATCCCGCTTTTATAGATGTGACTTATCATCGCGAAGAATACGAATATATCGAAAGACACGACGGGCTATTGGAAAAACGCGTTGTCAGAAAACGTCCAGGAACGGTCGGCATTTGCGCCGCAATCCAAAACAAATATAAAGTTGATGCCATTCCTCATATTTTGTGTGGCGGCTTCAATCGTGAAGATACCGAAAACTTTCTGATCGATTTGGATTTTCTGGGTATCGAAAATGTGGTAGCACTTCGTGGCGATGCTGTAAAATCCGAAATTTATTTTAAACCTGAAAAAAACGGTCACGCCAATGCGAGCGATTTGGTGCTTCAAATTCAAGGTCTTAATTCTGGAAATTATCTTGATGAGTCTTTGGAAAACTCTTGTCCAACTAATTTTTGCATCGGCGTTGCTGGCTATCCCGAAAAACACATGGAGGCTGCAAGTCTTTCGCAAGATTTGCACTATTTAAAGAAGAAAGTTGAAGCTGGCGCAGATTACATCGTGACACAAATGTTTTTTGACAATCAAAAATATTTTGAATTTGTTGACAAATGCAGAGAAGAAGGCATAAATATTCCGATAATTCCTGGGTTGAAGCCTTTGGTTACCAAAAGCCAGCTAAGTATGATTCCGCATCGTTTCAAAGTGGATATTCCAAACGAATTGGTCATCGAAATTGCCAAAAGTAAAGACAACAAAGCTGCTAAAGAAATCGGTATCGAATGGTGCATCCAACAAAGTAAAGAACTACTAGAAAAAGGTGCGCCAGTTCTACATTACTACACCATGGGAAAAAGCGATGTGACAAAAAAAATTGCTTCCGCGGTTTTTTAG
- the metH gene encoding methionine synthase yields MKYLKLSGLEPLIITPESNFINVGERSNVAGSKKFLRLIKEEKFSEALDIARHQVEGGAQILDVNFDDGLLDGKASMVRFLNLIASEPDIARIPIMIDSSKWEILEAGLQVVQGKAVVNSISLKEGETEFIQHAKIIKRYGAAAIIMAFDEAGQADNYDRRIEIAKRSYNILVNKVGFPAEDIIFDLNIFPVATGMDEHRRNALDFIEATKWVRENLPYVSVSGGVSNVSFSFRGNDTVREAMHSVFLYHAIKNGMNMGIVNPAMLEVYDEIPKELLELVEDVMLDRRDDATERLLDYSEKHKSTKKETVENLEWRNQPLQDRITHALVKGTDRFIIEDVEEARLSAERPLDVIEINLMTGMGVVGDLFGSGKMFLPQVVKSARVMKKAVAHLQPFIEAEKDSTRKANGKVVMATVKGDVHDIGKNIVSVVLGCNNYEIVDLGVMVPAEKIIQTAIDENADAIGLSGLITPSLDEMVHVADELQRKNLKFPLLIGGATTSKAHTAVKIAPKYENTVVHINDASRAVGVVSQLLDRNSENYQKELKAEYDEFREKFLGRQIEKVYLPIEEARKNKFKIDWKNETIFQPKKLGIQIIEDFDLAELLPFLDWSPFFRSWELHGKFPEILEDEIVGEQAREVYQDAQKMLNQIIAEKQLTAKAIFGIFPANSVSDDDIEVYDENGNVISTFRTLRQQLKRSAGKEYFALADFIAPKETGKQDYIGCFAVSTGFGTDELVNAFKQDHDDYNAILAKALSDRLAEAFAECLHFKVRTEFWGYAEHENLENEELIAEKYVGIRPAPGYPACPDHLEKETIWELLKVEENIGVILTESLAMFPTAAVSGYYFGSPHAKYFGVGKIKGDQLEDFANRKNIALDNAKKWLAPILVEG; encoded by the coding sequence ATGAAATATTTAAAACTAAGCGGTCTCGAACCCCTCATCATCACCCCAGAATCCAATTTTATCAATGTTGGAGAACGTAGCAATGTTGCGGGGTCTAAGAAATTTTTGCGTTTAATTAAAGAAGAAAAATTTTCCGAAGCTTTGGATATCGCTCGTCATCAAGTGGAAGGCGGTGCGCAAATTTTGGACGTTAATTTCGATGATGGATTATTGGACGGAAAAGCCTCGATGGTAAGATTCCTAAATCTCATTGCTTCAGAGCCTGATATCGCTCGAATCCCGATTATGATTGATTCTTCAAAATGGGAAATTTTGGAGGCAGGATTGCAAGTCGTTCAAGGAAAAGCGGTGGTGAATTCCATTTCTCTAAAAGAAGGTGAAACCGAATTTATTCAACATGCAAAAATCATAAAACGTTACGGTGCAGCGGCGATAATTATGGCTTTTGATGAGGCCGGACAAGCCGATAATTACGACAGAAGAATTGAAATTGCAAAACGTTCGTACAATATTTTAGTGAACAAAGTTGGTTTTCCTGCGGAAGATATTATTTTCGACCTTAATATTTTCCCAGTAGCAACGGGAATGGACGAGCATCGCCGAAATGCTTTAGATTTTATTGAGGCCACAAAATGGGTTCGCGAAAATCTACCTTATGTTTCCGTGAGTGGCGGTGTTTCCAACGTTTCATTTTCGTTTAGAGGAAATGATACTGTTCGAGAAGCGATGCACTCGGTTTTCCTGTATCACGCCATTAAAAACGGAATGAACATGGGAATCGTGAATCCTGCGATGTTGGAAGTGTATGACGAAATTCCAAAAGAATTGTTAGAACTGGTGGAAGATGTGATGTTGGATCGTAGAGATGATGCCACAGAGCGACTTTTAGACTATTCTGAAAAACATAAATCCACAAAAAAAGAAACGGTAGAAAATCTGGAATGGAGAAACCAGCCATTGCAGGACAGAATTACCCATGCATTGGTGAAGGGAACAGATCGGTTCATCATCGAAGATGTGGAGGAAGCCCGATTGTCTGCAGAACGACCTTTGGATGTTATCGAAATTAATCTGATGACCGGAATGGGCGTTGTAGGCGACTTGTTCGGCAGCGGAAAAATGTTTCTTCCCCAAGTGGTGAAATCGGCTCGGGTGATGAAAAAAGCGGTGGCTCATCTTCAACCCTTCATCGAAGCAGAAAAAGACAGCACCCGAAAAGCCAATGGAAAAGTGGTGATGGCAACCGTGAAAGGCGATGTTCACGATATTGGAAAAAATATTGTGAGCGTGGTTTTGGGTTGTAACAATTACGAAATTGTGGATTTGGGTGTGATGGTCCCAGCGGAAAAAATCATTCAAACTGCGATTGATGAAAATGCGGATGCCATTGGTCTTAGCGGATTGATTACCCCAAGTTTGGACGAAATGGTGCATGTTGCCGATGAACTGCAAAGAAAAAACTTAAAATTCCCCTTGTTAATCGGGGGTGCAACGACTTCTAAAGCGCATACTGCTGTAAAAATTGCTCCGAAATACGAGAACACTGTAGTTCACATCAATGATGCTTCCAGAGCTGTAGGTGTGGTTTCACAACTTTTGGATAGAAATTCTGAAAATTACCAGAAAGAATTAAAAGCCGAATACGACGAGTTCCGTGAAAAATTCCTGGGCAGACAAATTGAAAAAGTTTATCTCCCAATTGAAGAAGCACGAAAAAATAAATTTAAAATCGATTGGAAAAATGAAACTATTTTTCAACCTAAAAAATTAGGAATCCAAATAATTGAAGACTTTGATTTGGCAGAACTTCTTCCATTCTTGGACTGGTCACCGTTTTTCAGAAGCTGGGAACTTCATGGTAAATTTCCAGAAATTTTAGAGGATGAAATTGTGGGCGAACAAGCGAGAGAAGTTTATCAAGATGCTCAAAAAATGCTGAACCAAATCATCGCTGAAAAACAATTAACGGCAAAAGCAATTTTTGGGATTTTCCCTGCAAACTCGGTGAGCGATGATGATATTGAAGTGTATGATGAAAACGGAAACGTAATTTCTACCTTCCGCACGCTTCGTCAGCAACTGAAAAGATCAGCCGGTAAAGAGTATTTTGCGCTTGCCGATTTTATTGCCCCAAAAGAAACCGGAAAGCAAGATTACATCGGTTGTTTCGCAGTAAGCACAGGCTTTGGAACTGATGAACTGGTGAATGCCTTTAAACAGGATCATGACGATTATAATGCCATTTTAGCCAAAGCACTTTCTGATCGTCTTGCCGAAGCTTTTGCCGAATGTCTTCATTTCAAAGTGAGAACCGAATTTTGGGGATATGCTGAACATGAAAATTTAGAAAATGAAGAATTAATTGCCGAAAAATATGTAGGCATCCGTCCAGCGCCTGGCTATCCTGCCTGCCCTGATCACTTAGAAAAAGAAACGATTTGGGAACTTTTAAAAGTTGAAGAAAATATTGGCGTTATCCTTACCGAAAGTTTAGCCATGTTCCCAACAGCAGCGGTTTCTGGCTATTATTTTGGAAGTCCACACGCCAAATATTTTGGGGTTGGAAAAATTAAAGGAGACCAATTGGAAGATTTTGCAAATCGTAAAAATATCGCCTTGGATAACGCTAAAAAATGGCTTGCTCCGATTTTGGTGGAAGGTTAA
- a CDS encoding homocysteine S-methyltransferase family protein produces MGTMLQRYKFEEEDYRGERFKDWEYPLKGNNDLLSLTQPQAIAEVHKKYLEAGADIIETNTFSGTTIAMADYHMEDLVYELNFESAKIARQVCDEFTAQNPEKPRFVAGSIGPTNKTASLSPDVNDPGYRAITFDELRIAYKQQAEALLEGGSDILLVETIFDTLNAKAALFAIDEIAEERGIRIPIMVSGTITDASGRTLSGQTAEAFLISVSHLDLLSVGFNCALGAKQLTPYLETISSKSEFLISAYPNAGLPNAFGQYDETPEQMAQQVKEYLEKGLINIIGGCCGTTPPHIKAIADLAKNYQPRKINVTV; encoded by the coding sequence ATGGGAACCATGCTTCAACGCTACAAATTCGAAGAAGAAGATTATCGTGGTGAACGTTTCAAAGATTGGGAATATCCTTTGAAAGGAAATAACGATTTACTTTCTTTAACCCAACCACAAGCCATTGCTGAGGTTCACAAAAAATATTTGGAAGCTGGCGCAGATATCATCGAAACCAACACATTCTCCGGAACTACAATCGCGATGGCCGATTATCACATGGAGGATTTAGTCTATGAACTGAATTTTGAATCCGCAAAAATAGCGCGTCAAGTCTGCGATGAGTTCACCGCTCAAAATCCTGAAAAACCGAGATTTGTAGCGGGTTCTATTGGTCCAACCAACAAAACTGCGAGTTTGAGTCCAGATGTTAACGATCCAGGCTATCGCGCCATTACTTTTGATGAATTGAGAATTGCGTACAAACAACAGGCGGAAGCTTTGTTAGAAGGCGGTTCAGATATTCTTTTGGTGGAAACCATTTTCGATACATTGAATGCAAAAGCAGCACTTTTCGCCATTGATGAAATTGCTGAAGAACGAGGAATCCGAATTCCCATTATGGTTTCAGGAACGATTACGGATGCTTCGGGAAGAACATTGAGCGGACAAACAGCAGAGGCATTTTTAATCTCTGTTTCGCATTTGGATTTGTTGAGCGTTGGTTTCAATTGTGCTTTGGGAGCAAAACAACTAACGCCTTATTTGGAAACCATTTCTTCTAAATCAGAATTTTTGATTTCAGCCTATCCGAATGCTGGTTTACCGAATGCTTTCGGTCAGTACGACGAAACGCCCGAACAAATGGCACAACAAGTTAAAGAATATTTAGAAAAAGGCTTAATCAACATTATTGGAGGATGTTGCGGTACAACGCCACCTCATATTAAAGCGATTGCTGATTTGGCTAAAAATTATCAACCGAGAAAAATTAATGTAACAGTTTAA
- a CDS encoding four helix bundle protein gives MNSVYILSKNFPKDELFGLVNQMRRAAISIPSNIAEGCGRRTVKDTLQFLHIARGSLYELETQFYIALDQNYINDDDFKSIQLQTVLCKKLISGFITYYKKLENDK, from the coding sequence GTGAATTCAGTTTACATTTTGTCAAAGAATTTCCCAAAAGATGAATTGTTTGGTTTAGTTAATCAAATGCGAAGAGCTGCGATTTCTATTCCATCCAATATCGCTGAGGGATGCGGAAGAAGAACCGTAAAAGATACACTTCAGTTTTTGCATATTGCCAGAGGGTCTTTGTATGAATTAGAAACACAATTTTATATTGCGCTCGACCAAAACTATATCAATGATGATGATTTTAAATCGATTCAGCTCCAAACTGTCTTATGTAAAAAATTAATTAGTGGATTTATTACCTACTATAAAAAATTAGAAAATGATAAATAA